One Gossypium hirsutum isolate 1008001.06 chromosome A11, Gossypium_hirsutum_v2.1, whole genome shotgun sequence genomic window carries:
- the LOC107923096 gene encoding ferric reduction oxidase 2 gives MDSRFVRATIRLLLTVIFLGICMMWIMAPTNTYKQKWKPSISKKVVSTYFGTQAPNMLIWTFPVLFVASLGSLYLHLGKNLNQNASQSNEKNHRQALWRKPVLVKGPLGIVSGIELALLIMFIALLVWTLVTYLRRLHTITPKAAAKEGVKVWEMKLFDIALWIGLTGNVCLAFLFYPVARGSSVLPLLGLTSEGSIKYHIWLGHMTMVLFTIHGICYIIDWAVTGNISEMLKWSHSDISNVAGEIALLGGLGLWAATFPQIRRKTFELFFYAHHLYIIFVFFFILHVGIGYTFIMLPGFYLFTVDRYLRFLQSRTSVRLLSARLLPCNVVELNFAKTHGLTYNPTSIMFVNVPSISKLQWHPFTVSSNSNMEPDKISVIIKSEGSWSTKLYQMLSSPIERLDVSIEGPYGPQSNHFLRHDTIVMVSGGSGITPFISIIRELIFRSKISQCKTPDMILIAVFKSSLDLTMLDLLLPMTGSRSELSNLKLHIEAYVTKEKEPTTDNSKRVRSILFKPLPTDKPMAPILGPNSWFWLAAIISSSFIMFLILIGIITRFYIYPRDHNKNEFSASTKAVLNVLAICVSIAATASAAVFWNKRQYSREATHVQNIEGQTPLGSPNLRAYNGDRELESLPHQSLAQATKVHHGGRPDLKRMLFERREESVGVLVCGPKKLRHDVAAICSSGLADNLHFESISFSW, from the exons ATGGATTCCAGGTTCGTAAGGGCAACAATAAGGCTCCTCTTGACTGTCATCTTTCTTGGGATTTGTATGATGTGGATCATGGCACCCACAAACACTTACAAGCAAAAATGGAAACCTAGCATCTCCAAAAAGGTTGTTTCCACATATTTTGGAACCCAAG CTCCCAATATGCTGATTTGGACATTCCCCGTCCTCTTCGTTGCTTCTTTGGGCTCTTTGTACCTTCACTTGGGAAAGAACTTGAATCAAAATGCTTCACAAAG CAATGAGAAAAATCATAGGCAGGCGTTATGGAGGAAGCCCGTTTTAGTGAAAGGTCCCCTTGGGATAGTTTCGGGGATAGAGTTAGCCTTGTTGATCATGTTTATTGCACTCCTGGTTTGGACACTGGTAACTTATTTACGTAGGTTACATACCATCACTCCAAAAGCAGCTGCAAAAGAAGGAGTCAAAGT ATGGGAAATGAAGTTATTCGATATAGCGTTGTGGATAGGGCTTACGGGGAATGTGTGTTTAGCATTTCTGTTCTACCCAGTGGCTCGTGGCTCATCGGTGCTGCCGCTGTTAGGTCTAACCTCGGAGGGCAGCATCAAGTACCATATATGGCTTGGACACATGACCATGGTTCTTTTCACAATTCACGGCATTTGCTATATCATTGATTGGGCCGTTACAGGCAACATATCTGAG ATGCTAAAATGGAGTCATTCGGATATTTCAAACGTGGCTGGAGAAATAGCATTGCTGGGTGGCCTAGGCTTGTGGGCTGCAACTTTTCCTCAAATAAGGCGAAAAACCTTTGAGCTCTTCTTTTATGCCCATCATCTCTACATCATCTTTGTATTCTTCTTCATCCTCCATGTTGGCATTGGTTACACCTTCATTATGCTTCCTGGATTTTACCTCTTCACCGTCGACCGTTACCTCAGATTCTTGCAATCTCGAACCTCTGTTCGCTTACTTTCAGCTCGACTTTTACCTTGTAATGTTGTGGAGCTTAATTTCGCAAAAACCCATG GTTTGACCTATAATCCGACAAGTATTATGTTTGTGAACGTGCCCAGCATTTCAAAGTTGCAATGGCATCCATTTACAGTTAGTTCGAACAGTAATATGGAGCCTGATAAAATTAGTGTGATCATTAAAAGCGAAGGAAGTTGGTCGACCAAGCTCTATCAAATGCTTTCATCTCCAATTGAACGTCTTGATGTTTCCATTGAAGGACCTTACGGACCTCAATCTAACCATTTCCTAAG GCATGACACGATTGTGATGGTGAGTGGAGGCAGTGGAATTACTCCTTTTATATCCATAATCCGAGAGCTCATTTTCAGGAGCAAAATATCTCAATGTAAGACACCAGATATGATCCTAATTGCTGTATTCAAAAGCTCTTTGGATCTCACGATGCTAGACCTGTTGCTACCTATGACTGGTTCCCGATCTGAACTTTCTAACCTGAAGCTTCACATTGAAGCTTACGTGACCAAGGAAAAAGAACCAACAACTGATAACTCAAAACGAGTTCGTTCCATATTGTTCAAGCCCCTTCCAACAGATAAACCTATGGCACCCATTTTAGGCCCCAACAGCTGGTTCTGGCTTGCCGCCATAATATCATCTTCCTTCATCATGTTCCTTATCTTAATTGGGATCATCACCCGGTTCTATATTTACCCAAGGGATCACAACAAAAACGAATTCTCAGCCTCCACAAAAGCTGTGTTGAATGTTTTGGCTATATGTGTCTCCATAGCTGCAACAGCTAGTGCAGCTGTTTTTTGGAACAAGAGACAGTATTCCAGGGAAGCGACGCACGTACAAAACATTGAAGGACAAACCCCATTAGGATCACCAAACTTGAGGGCTTATAATGGTGATAGAGAATTGGAAAGCCTCCCTCACCAATCTCTTGCACAAGCTACCAAAGTTCACCATGGAGGGAGACCTGACTTGAAGA GAATGCTTTTTGAACGTAGAGAAGAAAGCGTGGGGGTTCTTGTTTGCGGTCCAAAGAAATTGAGGCATGATGTTGCAGCAATTTGTTCTTCTGGTCTGGCAGATAATCTGCATTTTGAGTCTATCAGTTTCAGCTGGTGA